One genomic segment of Actinoplanes ianthinogenes includes these proteins:
- a CDS encoding small basic family protein has protein sequence MIPVLALLVGVLLGIVFHPTVPHELVPYLPIAVVAALDAVFGGVRAKLDGIFDDKQFVVSFISNVLVSGLIVYVGDQLGVGNQLSIGVVVVLGVRIFGNVAAIRRHLFRA, from the coding sequence ATGATCCCCGTTCTCGCTCTGCTCGTGGGTGTCCTGCTGGGCATCGTGTTCCATCCGACGGTGCCGCACGAGCTGGTGCCGTACCTGCCGATCGCGGTGGTGGCGGCGTTGGACGCGGTGTTCGGCGGGGTGCGCGCCAAGCTGGACGGCATCTTCGACGACAAGCAGTTCGTCGTCTCGTTCATCTCGAACGTGCTGGTCTCCGGGCTGATCGTCTATGTGGGCGACCAGCTGGGGGTGGGCAACCAGCTCTCCATCGGTGTCGTGGTCGTGCTCGGCGTGCGGATCTTCGGTAACGTCGCGGCGATCCGCCGGCATCTGTTCCGGGCCTGA
- a CDS encoding DUF881 domain-containing protein, whose translation MTTPPTSTPDPDGASSGKRTYGPDFLTALFQNPLDPGYADAAARRAEGHRRTGARKRLTSGLSLIVTGVIGFLLVVGYQQTVADEPGRTQARDALVTQVEKRRAQTETLQARADLLADQVARLRERELGGAAVAGIGNLEAATGLAPVQGSGAKIVLGDGPTSVDPVTGERRTEGLVKDTDLQLAANALWAAGAEAIAINGQRLTATSTIRQAGEAILVDTRPVTTPYEVVAIGPDDLAKEFRAGVAGTFFQTLSARFGLSFDTTKVKNVTLNAAPELKLRSASPSTPPPAPSGASSVPGSGAPSGTSAPAGSPSEGGR comes from the coding sequence GTGACCACACCGCCGACGTCGACGCCGGACCCCGACGGCGCGTCCTCCGGGAAACGGACGTACGGCCCGGACTTCCTCACCGCCCTGTTCCAGAACCCGCTCGACCCCGGCTATGCCGACGCCGCCGCCCGGCGCGCCGAGGGCCACCGGCGTACCGGTGCCCGCAAGCGGCTGACCAGCGGTCTCTCCCTGATCGTCACGGGCGTGATCGGTTTCCTGCTGGTGGTCGGATACCAGCAGACGGTGGCCGACGAGCCGGGCCGGACCCAGGCCCGCGACGCCCTGGTCACCCAGGTGGAGAAACGCCGCGCGCAGACCGAGACGCTCCAGGCGCGGGCCGATCTGCTCGCCGACCAGGTGGCCCGGTTGCGCGAGCGGGAGCTGGGCGGGGCCGCGGTGGCCGGGATCGGCAACCTGGAGGCGGCGACCGGGCTGGCGCCGGTGCAGGGCTCCGGCGCGAAGATCGTCCTGGGCGACGGGCCGACGTCGGTGGACCCGGTGACCGGGGAGCGGCGGACCGAGGGGCTGGTCAAGGACACCGACCTGCAGCTCGCGGCGAACGCGTTGTGGGCGGCGGGCGCCGAGGCGATCGCGATCAACGGGCAGCGGCTGACCGCGACGTCGACGATCCGGCAGGCCGGCGAGGCGATCCTGGTCGACACCCGGCCGGTGACCACGCCGTACGAGGTGGTGGCGATCGGGCCGGACGACCTGGCGAAAGAGTTCCGGGCCGGGGTGGCCGGGACGTTCTTCCAGACGTTGTCGGCCCGCTTCGGCCTGTCGTTCGACACCACCAAGGTCAAGAACGTCACCCTGAACGCGGCGCCGGAGCTGAAGCTGCGGTCGGCGTCGCCGAGCACTCCTCCGCCCGCTCCGTCGGGCGCCTCGTCCGTTCCCGGCTCCGGCGCTCCCTCGGGCACGTCCGCGCCAGCCGGCTCACCGTCGGAAGGCGGCCGATGA
- a CDS encoding CDP-alcohol phosphatidyltransferase family protein, whose amino-acid sequence MSQPAPSIETSNRIFTIPNVISFIRLLGVPLFLYLLLGPENDVAAVIVLAVGGTTDWVDGYVARRMNSVSRLGELLDPFADRLYILATLIGFTVRGVVPWWLTGALLLREAVVGVALLILRRHGYGPPPVHYVGKTGTFVLLAAFPILLLAHAVPSIASWAGPIGWGLAWWALGLYWAAGVLYLMQTVQLLRADRDGPGAAPAVAP is encoded by the coding sequence ATGTCGCAGCCCGCGCCGTCCATCGAGACCTCGAACCGGATCTTCACGATTCCGAACGTGATCAGCTTCATCCGGCTGCTCGGCGTCCCGCTCTTCCTCTATCTCCTGCTCGGCCCGGAGAACGACGTGGCCGCCGTGATCGTGCTCGCGGTCGGCGGCACCACCGACTGGGTCGACGGCTACGTGGCCCGCCGGATGAACTCGGTGTCCCGGCTGGGGGAGCTGCTCGACCCGTTCGCCGACCGGCTCTACATCCTGGCCACGCTGATCGGCTTCACCGTGCGCGGCGTCGTCCCGTGGTGGCTGACCGGCGCGCTGCTGCTGCGCGAGGCGGTGGTCGGGGTCGCGCTGCTGATCCTGCGCCGGCACGGATACGGCCCGCCACCGGTGCACTACGTCGGCAAGACCGGCACGTTCGTGCTGCTCGCCGCGTTCCCGATCCTGCTGCTGGCGCACGCGGTGCCGTCGATCGCGAGCTGGGCCGGCCCGATCGGCTGGGGCCTGGCCTGGTGGGCGCTCGGGCTGTACTGGGCGGCCGGCGTGCTCTACCTGATGCAGACCGTGCAGCTGCTGCGTGCCGACCGGGACGGGCCGGGCGCCGCTCCGGCGGTCGCGCCGTGA
- a CDS encoding PQQ-binding-like beta-propeller repeat protein, which yields MTVLVCGALVAACTATPDPGPSGPAGEGGVVAWSVETATGSHDAWIVRDTAVVLDGSALLGLSAADGSPRWRLPYPGDETTFTIAGGMVVVQRGHHGAVDVVAPDTGRIAWSVPSPVDVVARDDALYLDPCPDQGKPAACAVTKRRLADGATLWSVENPEFRLLDNVIGGRRPLAPAASAYLPVILAHGRDALLDTATGRLLPGRAKHQAWYAVAAGRTLVTTDHDPPPGDDDCTVAVTAVDGPTGKPAWTGKVYSGRRPDGECHKRLSDAWSGTVMFGSGSDVAAVNRSGRTTLTDFTTGTVRWTAQEPGVPIAADDRSLLVRDNAEDGPVALLDLATGRRLWTAPDPGLPVSSASWASAVAGDLVAVMGATGDRPYVLVFDARTGRQLARRGGWLTGLGTDWVMVSTSAGANRLRLETIRF from the coding sequence ATGACGGTCTTGGTCTGCGGCGCGCTGGTCGCCGCCTGCACGGCGACCCCGGATCCCGGGCCGAGCGGCCCGGCCGGTGAGGGCGGCGTGGTCGCCTGGAGCGTCGAGACGGCCACCGGCTCGCACGACGCCTGGATCGTCCGGGACACGGCCGTGGTCCTGGACGGCTCGGCGTTGCTCGGCCTGTCCGCCGCCGACGGTTCCCCGCGGTGGCGGCTGCCCTACCCCGGTGACGAGACGACGTTCACGATCGCCGGCGGCATGGTGGTCGTGCAGCGGGGACACCACGGCGCGGTCGACGTGGTCGCCCCGGACACCGGGCGGATCGCCTGGTCGGTGCCGAGTCCGGTGGACGTCGTCGCCCGCGACGACGCGCTCTATCTCGATCCCTGTCCCGATCAGGGCAAGCCGGCCGCCTGCGCGGTCACGAAGCGCAGGCTCGCCGACGGCGCCACCCTCTGGTCCGTCGAAAACCCGGAGTTCCGCCTGCTGGACAACGTGATCGGCGGCCGGCGGCCACTGGCGCCGGCGGCGAGCGCCTACCTGCCGGTCATCCTGGCGCACGGCCGGGACGCGCTGCTGGACACCGCCACCGGGCGCCTGCTCCCCGGCCGGGCGAAACATCAGGCCTGGTACGCCGTCGCGGCCGGCCGGACCCTGGTCACCACCGACCACGACCCGCCGCCCGGCGACGACGACTGCACGGTGGCGGTCACCGCGGTCGACGGCCCGACCGGGAAACCGGCCTGGACCGGCAAGGTCTACAGCGGACGGCGCCCGGACGGCGAGTGCCACAAGCGGCTCAGCGACGCCTGGTCCGGCACCGTCATGTTCGGCTCCGGCAGCGACGTCGCCGCGGTGAACCGGAGCGGTCGCACCACGCTGACCGACTTCACCACCGGCACGGTCCGCTGGACCGCGCAGGAGCCCGGGGTGCCGATCGCCGCCGACGACCGGAGCCTGCTGGTCCGCGACAACGCCGAGGACGGCCCGGTGGCCCTGCTCGACCTGGCGACCGGGCGGCGCCTGTGGACCGCGCCCGACCCGGGTCTGCCCGTCTCGTCGGCCAGCTGGGCATCCGCCGTCGCGGGCGACCTGGTCGCGGTGATGGGCGCCACCGGCGACCGCCCGTACGTGCTGGTCTTCGATGCCCGGACCGGTCGGCAACTGGCCCGTCGCGGCGGCTGGCTGACCGGCCTCGGCACCGACTGGGTGATGGTCTCGACCAGCGCCGGCGCGAACCGTCTCCGGCTGGAGACGATCAGGTTCTAG